In a single window of the Pelagibacterium sp. 26DY04 genome:
- a CDS encoding UDP-2,3-diacylglucosamine diphosphatase yields MEESGTVRHVRALFISDVHLGMQAIQVEELLKFLALYDADTIYIVGDLIDGWRLQKEWNWPPEYDALANALFDKARAGTRMVYLAGNHDEFLRDYLGTYFGGVEIVDRMIHITADGKRYLVIHGDQFDVVVANAKWLAHIGDWAYNFALKINAPINWVRRRMGLAYWSLSAWAKQKVKSAVSVMGRFEEALSLEARNSQVDGVICGHIHHAAMHHKFGIHYINSGDWVESCTAIVEGHDGAFELIRWKDVSAPPRRRRGLGRLRAG; encoded by the coding sequence ATGGAAGAATCAGGGACCGTCCGGCACGTCAGGGCGCTCTTTATCAGCGATGTGCATCTGGGGATGCAGGCGATCCAGGTCGAGGAACTGCTCAAGTTCCTCGCGCTTTACGACGCCGATACGATCTATATCGTGGGCGACCTGATCGACGGGTGGCGGCTGCAGAAAGAATGGAACTGGCCCCCCGAATATGACGCCCTGGCCAATGCGCTGTTCGACAAGGCGCGGGCGGGAACGCGCATGGTCTATCTCGCCGGCAATCACGACGAGTTCTTGCGCGACTATCTTGGCACCTATTTCGGGGGCGTCGAGATCGTCGACCGGATGATCCACATCACCGCCGACGGCAAGCGGTATCTAGTGATCCATGGCGACCAGTTCGACGTGGTTGTCGCCAACGCCAAATGGCTCGCCCATATCGGGGATTGGGCCTATAATTTCGCTCTCAAGATCAATGCGCCGATCAACTGGGTGCGCCGCCGTATGGGGCTGGCCTATTGGTCGCTTTCGGCCTGGGCCAAGCAGAAGGTCAAAAGCGCGGTGTCGGTGATGGGACGGTTCGAAGAGGCGCTATCGCTCGAGGCGCGCAATTCGCAGGTCGACGGGGTGATCTGCGGGCACATCCATCACGCCGCGATGCACCATAAATTCGGCATCCATTACATCAATTCGGGCGACTGGGTGGAAAGTTGCACAGCCATCGTCGAAGGTCACGACGGAGCGTTCGAGTTGATCCGCTGGAAGGATGTTTCCGCACCGCCACGCCGGCGGCGCGGGCTGGGACGGCTTAGGGCCGGCTAA
- a CDS encoding LysE family translocator, protein MLDGSLVAAFVLAAASSYFSPGPNNLMLMTSSAKFGIGATVPHAAGIVFGFPLMVFVVGLGLGEIFTAYPWVNTIMRYGAAIYFLWMAWTMLGIKIGSASGGERPMRLYEAAAFQWINPKAWVMAIGFVALFVPPGEGRLTSLVLVTIGCIALSPVSCGTWMVFGRGLIAFLRRTGGERYLGWILAALMLASVVLFLI, encoded by the coding sequence ATGCTCGATGGCTCCCTTGTTGCCGCCTTCGTCCTGGCTGCGGCCAGTTCGTATTTTTCTCCCGGACCGAACAATTTGATGCTCATGACCTCGAGCGCCAAGTTCGGGATCGGAGCGACGGTACCGCATGCGGCGGGAATTGTTTTCGGATTTCCGCTCATGGTGTTCGTCGTGGGATTGGGGCTCGGGGAGATCTTCACCGCCTACCCTTGGGTCAACACGATCATGCGCTATGGCGCCGCGATCTATTTCCTGTGGATGGCCTGGACCATGCTGGGCATCAAGATCGGCAGCGCCAGCGGCGGAGAGCGGCCTATGCGGCTCTATGAAGCCGCCGCATTTCAGTGGATCAATCCCAAGGCCTGGGTGATGGCGATCGGCTTTGTCGCGCTGTTCGTGCCGCCGGGGGAAGGGCGGCTGACCAGTCTTGTCCTGGTCACTATCGGCTGCATTGCGCTCAGTCCGGTATCGTGCGGCACCTGGATGGTGTTCGGGCGCGGGCTTATCGCGTTTCTGCGCCGGACAGGGGGCGAGCGGTATCTGGGGTGGATTCTGGCCGCGCTGATGCTGGCCTCGGTGGTGTTGTTTCTCATCTGA